A section of the Primulina eburnea isolate SZY01 chromosome 1, ASM2296580v1, whole genome shotgun sequence genome encodes:
- the LOC140841057 gene encoding zinc finger protein BRUTUS-like codes for MATPGIQNGSVSMMAVGPVDQNGHSTAAQQRSSPVRIFLFFHKAIRAELDGLHRAAMALAMNRSGGDIKQLIDKCHFLRSIYKHHCNAEDEVIFPALDIRVKNVARTYSLEHEGESMLFDHLFTLLDNDTSNEESYRRELASCTGALQTSISQHMSKEEEQVFPLLNEKFSFEEQASLVWQFFCSIPVNMMAEFLPWLSSSISPVERQDMRQCLNKIIPQEKLLQQVMFTWMDGVKISSKRKRSEEDPRQNSCSDTPIENNHCICESSETPESDILSLNTLYHPVDDIYHWHKAIEIELNDIAEAARDIKLTGEFSDLSAFNRRLQFIAEVCIFHSIAEDKVIFPALDAELSFVQEHAEEKSEFDKFRCLIEYIESAGANSPAEFYSRLCSQADHIMETIKNHCHNEETQVLPLARKYFSAERQRELLYQSLCVMPLRLIECVLPWLTRSLSEEEARCFLYNMNMAAPASDTALVTLFSGWACKGHPKSDCLSSSESGCPARTLTETQNNFVKSCGDCGNSSIFNESTTFGLESKCEKAVKQENKISLVESSGCNISGTESQKTFHNNRTCCVPGLGVDSSSLGMSSLATAKSLRSLSFSPTAPSLNSSLFNWETEMNSSEIGFTTRPIDNIFRFHKAIRKDLEFLDVESGKLSDRDENFLRQFGGRFRLLRGLYRAHSNAEDDIVFPALESKETLHNVSHSYTLDHKQEEELFENISSALIKLSQLNENLNANNVTGNLSEKLSCSSECVDNLREYNEMATKIQGMCKSIKVTLDHHVIREEVELWPLFDRHFSVEEQDKLVGRIIGRTGAEVLQSMLPWVTSALTQDEQNRMIDTWKHATKNTMFSEWLDEWWEGTAAESSQVPTSENSISKEYEMHESMDLSDYNFKPGWKDIFRMNQNELEAEIRKVSRDPTLDPRRKAYLIQNLMTSRWIASQQKISQTKSDEAQDGEDFLRCSPSFRDPEKKNFGCEHYKRNCKLRAACCGKLFTCRFCHDEVSDHSMDRKATSEMMCMKCLTIQPIGPICTSTSCNGFLMAKYYCSSCKFFDDEREVYHCPSCNLCRLGKGLGIDFFHCMTCNCCLGMRLLEHKCTEKGLETNCPICCDFLFTSSATVRALPCGHCMHSACFQAYACTRYVCPICSKSMGDMSVYFGMLDALMASEILPEEYRNRSQYILCNDCDRKGTAPFHWMYHKCGFCGSYSTRVIKVEQDPNCST; via the exons ATGGCAACGCCTGGGATACAGAATGGCAGCGTATCCATGATGGCTGTGGGGCCGGTGGATCAGAATGGGCACTCGACGGCGGCGCAGCAGCGTTCATCGCCTGTTAGGATTTTCTTGTTCTTCCATAAGGCTATACGGGCGGAGCTCGACGGGCTTCATCGGGCCGCCATGGCTTTGGCCATGAATAGGAGCGGCGGAGACATCAAGCAGTTGATTGATAAGTGTCATTTCTTAAGGTCGATTTATAAGCACCACTGCAATGCCGAAGACGAG GTTATCTTCCCTGCACTTGATATACGTGTGAAGAATGTGGCGAGAACTTACTCCCTTGAGCATGAGGGGGAAAGTATGCTCTTTGATCATCTGTTCACATTGCTGGACAATGATACATCAAATGAAGAAAGTTACAGGAGAGAGTTAGCCTCTTGTACAGGAGCCCTTCAAACATCAATTTCTCAGCACATGTCCAAGGAAGAGGAGCAG GTCTTCCCGTTGCTCAATGAAAAGTTTTCATTTGAAGAGCAGGCATCATTAGTGTGGCAATTTTTTTGCAGTATTCCGGTAAATATGATGGCAGAATTTTTACCGTGGCTTTCATCGTCTATTTCGCCTGTTGAGAGGCAGGATATGCGCCAGTGCTTGAACAAAATAATACCACAAGAAAAGTTGCTCCAACAG GTTATGTTTACTTGGATGGATGGTGTAAAGATTAGCAGTAAGCGTAAACGTTCTGAAGAAGACCCTAGACAAAATAGCTGCTCTGATACTCCAATAGAAAACAATCACTGCATTTGTGAATCTTCAGAGACTCCTGAAAGTGATATTCTGTCATTAAATACTCTGTATCATCCAGTAGATGATATATACCACTGGCATAAGGCTATCGAAATTGAATTGAATGACATAGCTGAAGCAGCTAGAGATATAAAGTTAACTGGAGAGTTTTCTGATCTATCTGCCTTCAATAGGAGGCTTCAATTTATAGCCGAAGTCTGCATTTTTCATAG TATTGCAGAAGACAAAGTTATATTCCCTGCTCTAGATGCAGAATTGTCTTTTGTCCAGGAGCATGCAGAAGAAAAGAGTGAATTTGACAAGTTCAGATGCTTGATAGAATATATTGAAAGCGCTGGAGCCAACTCTCCTGCTGAATTTTACTCTAGATTATGCTCACAAGCAGATCATATAATGGAGACAATTAAAAACCATTGTCACAATGAAGAAACCCAG GTTCTTCCTCTTGCTCGGAAGTATTTCAGCGCTGAAAGGCAGCGCGAACTATTGTATCAAAGCTTGTGTGTGATGCCGTTGAGATTGATTGAATGTGTCTTACCTTGGCTGACCAGATCACTGAGCGAAGAGGAAGCTCGATGTTTCCTTTACAACATGAACATGGCAG CTCCAGCATCAGATACTGCATTGGTTACTCTGTTCTCTGGTTGGGCATGTAAAGGTCACCCAAAGAGCGACTGTTTGTCTTCTAGTGAAAGTGGTTGTCCTGCAAGGACTCTTACAGAAACCCAAAATAATTTTGTCAAATCTTGTGGCGATTGTGGGAATTCAAGTATCTTTAATGAATCTACAACTTTTGGATTAGAAAGTAAGTGTGAGAAGGCTGTTAAGCAAGAAAACAAAATTTCTCTCGTGGAAAGCAGTGGTTGCAATATCTCAGGGACAGAATCCCAAAAAACTTTTCACAATAACCGAACTTGTTGTGTTCCTGGTTTAGGAGTCGACAGCAGTAGTCTAGGGATGAGTTCCCTTGCCACAGCAAAATCTCTGCGTTCTTTGTCATTTAGTCCTACAGCTCCTTCTCTTAACTCCAGTCTTTTCAACTGGGAAACAGAAATGAATTCCTCAGAAATTGGGTTCACAACACGACCTATTGACAATATTTTTAGATTCCATAAAGCAATTCGAAAAGATCTGGAGTTTCTAGATGTGGAATCTGGGAAACTTAGTGATCGTGATGAAAACTTTCTCAGACAGTTTGGTGGTAGATTTCGTCTTTTGCGGGGCTTATACAGAGCTCATAGTAATGCAGAGGATGATATTGTGTTCCCTGCTTTGGAGTCAAAGGAAACTCTACATAATGTTAGCCACTCTTACACATTGGACCACAAACAGGAAGAAGAACTGTTTGAGAATATTTCATCCGCCCTAATTAAGCTTTCTCAACTTAATGAAAATTTGAATGCTAATAACGTGACTGGGAATTTGAGTGAGAAGCTCTCCTGTTCTTCTGAATGTGTTGATAATTTGAGAGAATATAATGAGATGGCAACCAAGATCCAGGGCATGTGTAAATCCATTAAAGTAACTTTAGATCACCATGTCATCCGTGAAGAGGTTGAGCTTTGGCCATTATTTGACAGACATTTTTCTGTGGAGGAGCAAGACAAACTTGTTGGCCGCATAATTGGTAGAACAGGAGCAGAGGTACTCCAGTCAATGTTGCCGTGGGTAACATCTGCTCTTACGCAGGACGAGCAAAATAGAATGATTGACACATGGAAGCATGCCACCAAGAATACAATGTTCAGTGAGTGGCTTGATGAATGGTGGGAAGGGACTGCTGCTGAATCCTCACAGGTACCGACATCTGAGAATAGTATCTCGAAAG AATACGAGATGCATGAGTCCATGGATCTAAGTGATTATAATTTTAAGCCTGGCTGGAAAGATATTTTTCGGATGAATCAAAATGAGCTTGAAGCAGAGATTAGGAAAGTCTCTCGTGATCCAACCCTTGATCCAAGAAGAAAGGCTTACCTTATACAGAATCTAATGACCAG TCGGTGGATAGCTTCCCAGCAAAAAATTTCACAAACCAAAAGTGATGAAGCACAAGATGGTGAAGACTTTCTTCGTTGTTCCCCTTCCTTTCGTGATCCagagaaaaaaaattttggATGTGAGCATTACAAAAGAAACTGCAAGCTTCGGGCTGCATGTTGCGGAAAATTGTTTACCTGCAGATTCTGCCATGATGAAGTCAGTGATCATTCGATGGATAG GAAGGCAACATCTGAAATGATGTGTATGAAATGCCTAACGATCCAACCGATTGGACCAATTTGCACAAGTACATCTTGCAATGGGTTTCTGATGGCCAAATACTATTGCAGTAGTTGCAAATTTTTTGATGATGAAAG GGAAGTATATCATTGTCCTTCATGCAATTTATGCCGCCTTGGAAAAGGGCTTGGTATAGACTTCTTTCATTGCATGACCTGCAATTGTTGCTTGGGAATGAGGCTGCTGGAACATAAGTGCACAGAGAAAGGTCTTGAGACCAATTGCCCCATTTGTTGTGATTTTTTATTTACATCAAGTGCAACTGTGAGGGCTCTTCCATGTGGTCACTGCATGCATTCTGCTTGTTTCCAG GCATATGCTTGCACTCGTTACGTCTGTCCCATATGCAGCAAGTCTATGGGAGACATGTCG GTCTATTTTGGCATGCTTGATGCTTTAATGGCTTCTGAGATCCTCCCAGAAGAATACAGAAACCGAAGTCAA TATATATTATGCAATGACTGCGACAGAAAAGGAACTGCGCCATTTCATTGGATGTATCACAAATGTGGCTTCTGTGGATCTTACAGCACAAGGGTTATCAAGGTTGAACAAGATCCTAATTGCTCCACATAG
- the LOC140841066 gene encoding uncharacterized protein isoform X1, translated as MPLSASAKLEQQAKKPAAAEDEGMDPTMFLLEGRLMNKCSSSSKLFFYDLHGGGAKVQVMADASQFHICDYSHYLLCEKKIYSWKIGKEKFS; from the exons ATGCCACTTTCT GCCTCTGCCAAGCTGGAGCAACAGGCAAAAAAACCAGCTGCTGCAGAAGATGAGGGCATGGATCCAACG ATGTTTCTTTTGGAAGGGCGGCTTATGAACAAGTGTTCATCATCATCAAAgctattcttttatgatttgCATGGTGGTGGGGCTAAAGTTCAAGTTATGGCTGATGCAAG CCAATTCCACATATGCGATTACTCGCATTATCTATTATgtgaaaaaaaaatctattCATGGAAGATCGGTAAGGAAAAATTTTCATGA
- the LOC140841066 gene encoding uncharacterized protein isoform X2: MQKASAKLEQQAKKPAAAEDEGMDPTMFLLEGRLMNKCSSSSKLFFYDLHGGGAKVQVMADASQFHICDYSHYLLCEKKIYSWKIGKEKFS; encoded by the exons ATGCAAAAG GCCTCTGCCAAGCTGGAGCAACAGGCAAAAAAACCAGCTGCTGCAGAAGATGAGGGCATGGATCCAACG ATGTTTCTTTTGGAAGGGCGGCTTATGAACAAGTGTTCATCATCATCAAAgctattcttttatgatttgCATGGTGGTGGGGCTAAAGTTCAAGTTATGGCTGATGCAAG CCAATTCCACATATGCGATTACTCGCATTATCTATTATgtgaaaaaaaaatctattCATGGAAGATCGGTAAGGAAAAATTTTCATGA
- the LOC140841039 gene encoding transcription factor MYB62-like — protein MSKSKVTGSDLHEEDGSEIRRGPWTLEEDNLLIEYVTCHREGHWNSLAKCAGLKRTGKSCRLRWLNYLKPDIKRGNLTPHEQLLILELHSEWGNRWSKIAQHLPGRTDNEIKNYWRTRVQKQARQLKVDSNSKKFVEAIRKFWKPRLLEKMKQESSDQTTSPSSSISSLETQVFTAAPSPVLDQALMQHSLYPKPNNLVNNSEHGNFNEDLRTAGIQVASAYSQFDDDLPSYGMMPRMDSQDISLPEYHAEGVVDWFGDELGRSTFWETDELWQFRKMEVFRS, from the exons ATGAGTAAAAGTAAGGTTACAGGTAGCGATTTGCATGAAGAAGATGGAAGTGAGATAAGAAGAGGGCCGTGGACTCTTGAAGAAGACAATCTTCTTATTGAATACGTGACTTGCCATAGGGAAGGCCATTGGAATTCCTTAGCCAAATGCGCAGGTTTGAAGAGAACTGGGAAGAGTTGCAGATTGAGGTGGTTGAATTATCTGAAGCCCGATATTAAGCGTGGAAACCTCACCCCACATGAACAGCTCTTGATTCTTGAGCTCCACTCTGAATGGGGAAACAg ATGGTCCAAAATCGCACAGCATTTACCAGGAAGAACGGATAACGAAATAAAAAATTACTGGAGAACGAGGGTACAAAAACAGGCACGACAACTTAAGGTCGATTCCAACAGCAAGAAGTTTGTCGAAGCCATTCGCAAGTTTTGGAAGCCAAGATTACTAGAAAAAATGAAACAAGAATCATCAGATCAAACCACGTCTCCTTCTTCTTCAATCTCCAGCCTTGAAACTCAAGTATTTACAGCCGCCCCTTCACCAGTTCTTGACCAGGCCCTGATGCAACACTCTCTATATCCAAAACCAAATAACCTGGTAAATAACTCGGAACATGGTAATTTTAATGAAGATCTAAGGACTGCTGGCATTCAAGTTGCCAGTGCATATTCACAATTCGATGATGACCTTCCTAGTTATGGAATGATGCCTAGGATGGATTCCCAGGATATTTCCTTGCCCGAATACCACGCAGAGGGTGTCGTTGATTGGTTTGGAGATGAATTGGGAAGGAGTACTTTTTGGGAAACCGATGAGTTGTGGCAATTTAGAAAGATGGAAGTTTTTAGATCATAA
- the LOC140841048 gene encoding chaperone protein dnaJ 15-like, with protein sequence MGGSKKEGPSAPALALRKDPYEVLCVSRDASDQEIKTAYRKLALKYHPDKNASNPEASEHFKEVAYSYSILSDPEKKRQYDKSGFEALDAEGMDMEIDLSNLGTVNTMFAALFSKLGVPIRTTVSANVLEEALNGTVTIKPLPIGTSVSGKVEKQCAHFYSVTFDEERAEAGIVVRVTSPSQSKFKLLYFEQDANGGYGLALQEDSEKTGKNTSAGMYFLHFQVYRLDSTINALAMAKDPEAAFFKRLDGLQPCEVSELKAGTHIFAVYGDNFFKPASYIIEALCAKSYEDTTHNLKDVEAQILRKRNELRQFEAEYRKALAQFQEVTNRYNQEKQSVDELLKQRDDIHASFTTARSLSLSSGSGYFSNGSSSKFLADDYKSESPGEEGSSDSKDKSSKKKWFNLNLKGSDKKL encoded by the exons ATGGGGGGTTCAAAAAAGGAGGGGCCGTCGGCACCAGCACTAGCACTGAGAAAGGACCCATATGAGGTGCTTTGCGTGTCAAGGGATGCATCTGATCAGGAGATTAAGACTGCTTATAGAAAGCTTGCTCTCAA atatcatcCAGACAAGAACGCCAGCAATCCTGAAGCTTCGGAACACTTCAAGGAAGTTGCATATTCGTATAGCATCTTATCCGATCCAGAGAAGAAGAGGCAGTATGATAAGTCAGGTTTTGAG GCCCTTGACGCTGAGGGAATGGATATGGAGATTGATTTGTCCAACCTTGGAACAGTAAACACAATGTTTGCAGCTTTATTCAG CAAGCTTGGTGTCCCTATCAGGACTACCGTATCTGCTAATGTTCTTGAAGAGGCTTTGAATGGCACTGTAACGATTAAACCACTTCCAATTGGAACTTCAGTCAGCGGCAAA GTAGAAAAGCAGTGTGCTCACTTCTATAGTGTAACCTTTGATGAGGAACGAGCAGAGGCTGGAATTGTAGTTAGAGTGACTTCACCATCTCAAAGTAAATTTAAG CTTTTATACTTTGAACAAGATGCAAACGGGGGATATGGGTTGGCCTTGCAG GAAGATAGTGAGAAGACAGGCAAGAATACTTCAGCTGGAATGTACTTCTTGCATTTCCAAGTGTACAGATTGGATTCGACTATAAATGCG TTGGCAATGGCTAAGGATCCAGAAGCTGCTTTCTTTAAAAGGCTTGATGGACTTCAGCCTTGTGAGGTCTCGGAACTAAAAGCTGGCACTCACATATTCGCTGTTTATG GAGATAATTTCTTTAAACCTGCTTCCTACATAATTGAGGCTCTCTGTGCAAAGTCATATGAGGATACGACTCACAACCTCAAGGATGTTGAAGCTCAGATTTTGAGAAAGAGAAATGAGCTGCGCCAATTTGAGGCAGAATATAGGAAG GCATTGGCACAATTCCAAGAAGTCACCAATAGATATAACCAGGAAAAGCAATCT GTTGATGAGCTTCTAAAACAGCGAGATGACATCCATGCATCTTTTACCACCGCGAGATCCCTTTCCTTATCTAGTGGGAGTGGCTATTTTAGTAATGGAAGCAGCAGTAAATTTCTGGCCGATGATTATAAATCTGAGAGTCCAGGGGAAGAGGGAAGTTCAGATTCAAAGGACAAATCTTCGAAGAAGAAATGGTTCAATCTTAACCTCAAGGGATCCGATAAAAAGTTATGA
- the LOC140841028 gene encoding uncharacterized protein, with translation MATNTERSNKAALHNFTMPCDLRWGNQRFLRCMKVNSDGQISPLRRFTTDAHSSHHHHHRSISIEHRHAATRDREKRESSADGFRKVGSTPPPADHGIAAVREKVMLDLQTAADKMKDAIFKEGLEDGVASVAISPPTPLHVFQTPPEASAELPHGETQKPWSLRTRRAACKTTPLNGFSSGRNCCGGFTRSDSGGKGLTVDASRPISGFSPVSAVAADKSPVLRSGGEKKDREKFSVALSKRAIEEDFWTMVNHRPPRRPKKRAKFIQKQLDTLFPGLWLTEVTADMYKVTEPAP, from the exons ATGGCTACGAATACAGAAAGATCGAACAAGGCGGCGTTGCACAATTTCACGATGCCTTGCGACCTGAGGTGGGGCAATCAGAGGTTCCTCCGCTGCATGAAAGTGAACTCCGATGGTCAAATCTCACCCCTCCGCCGCTTCACCACCGATGCTCATTCTTCTCATCACCACCACCACCGTTCAATCTCAATCGAACACCGCCACGCCGCCACCAGAGACAGAGAAAAAAGAGAATCCTCTGCTGATGGATTCCGCAAAGTGGGCTCCACCCCTCCGCCTGCCGATCACGGGATCGCTGCCGTTAGAGAGAAGGTCATGCTCGATCTTCAAACAGCGGCTGACAAGATGAAAGACGCGATTTTTAAGGAGGGTCTGGAGGATGGTGTGGCTTCAGTCGCTATTTCTCCACCGACGCCGCTCCATGTTTTCCAGACGCCGCCTGAGGCGTCGGCGGAGTTGCCTCACGGCGAGACCCAGAAACCGTGGAGTTTGAGGACGAGGCGAGCAGCGTGTAAAACAACGCCGCTGAATGGGTTTTCATCCGGTAGAAATTGTTGTGGTGGTTTCACCAGAAGTGACTCCGGCGGGAAGGGGTTGACGGTAGATGCGAGTAGACCCATCTCGGGATTCTCTCCGGTTTCGGCAGTGGCGGCGGACAAATCTCCTGTGCTGAGGAGTGGCGGCGAGAAGAAAGACCGGGAGAAATTCTCGGTGGCGCTTTCAAAGAGAGCGATTGAAGAAGATTTCTGGACAATGGTTAACCACCGGCCCCCGCGCAGACCCAAGAAAAGAGCTAAATTTATTCAGAAACAATTGGAT ACACTATTTCCAGGATTGTGGTTGACAGAAGTTACAGCAGATATGTACAAGGTTACAGAACCAGCTCCATGA